The following proteins come from a genomic window of Microbacterium sulfonylureivorans:
- a CDS encoding DNA-3-methyladenine glycosylase family protein, whose protein sequence is MTSIAPGPLRSGVRDPRPAPDRPLETEYRPRHPLDLHRSVLFFRRGAGDPTMVVSGSVIWRASRTPEGIATLAIRETRPGVVRGAAWGPGREWAIAQLPALCGADDDPSAFDGSRHPLIEEAHRRNPGLRMGRTGLVFDALACAVFEQKVTGMQAFAAWRRIVTWCGERAPGPTPRPMFAPPTVDGWRHVPSWAWHRAGLEPPQSKTIVRSARRGDALVRAVLAAEDGEAVDRVLVSQPGIGPWTSAETRIRALGDPDAVSVGDFHLAYEVGYALTGERVDDDGMLRLLAPWAGQRQRVIRLLYASGVSEPRRAPRLHPEDHRDR, encoded by the coding sequence ATGACGTCGATCGCGCCCGGGCCGCTGCGCTCGGGGGTGCGCGATCCGCGGCCCGCCCCCGACAGGCCGCTCGAGACCGAGTATCGGCCGCGGCATCCCCTCGATCTGCATCGCAGCGTGCTGTTCTTCCGTCGCGGCGCGGGCGACCCGACGATGGTCGTGTCGGGCTCCGTCATCTGGCGGGCCAGCCGCACCCCCGAGGGCATTGCGACCCTGGCGATCCGCGAGACGCGTCCCGGCGTGGTGCGCGGCGCCGCCTGGGGTCCCGGTCGGGAGTGGGCGATCGCGCAGCTGCCGGCGCTGTGCGGTGCCGACGACGATCCCTCAGCCTTCGACGGGTCGAGGCATCCGCTGATCGAAGAGGCCCACCGCCGCAACCCCGGACTTCGCATGGGGCGCACCGGGCTGGTGTTCGATGCCCTGGCGTGCGCCGTCTTCGAGCAGAAGGTCACCGGCATGCAGGCGTTCGCGGCCTGGCGCCGCATCGTCACATGGTGCGGAGAGCGCGCGCCCGGGCCGACCCCGCGGCCGATGTTCGCCCCGCCCACCGTCGACGGCTGGCGTCACGTGCCCTCGTGGGCCTGGCACCGGGCGGGTCTCGAACCGCCTCAGTCGAAGACCATCGTGCGGTCCGCCCGCCGCGGCGACGCGCTGGTGCGGGCCGTGCTCGCCGCCGAAGACGGCGAGGCGGTCGACCGCGTGCTCGTCAGCCAGCCCGGCATCGGCCCGTGGACGTCGGCGGAGACCCGCATCCGCGCCCTCGGCGATCCCGACGCGGTGAGCGTCGGCGACTTCCACCTCGCGTACGAAGTCGGCTACGCGCTGACCGGTGAGCGGGTCGACGACGACGGGATGCTGCGCCTCCTCGCCCCGTGGGCGGGTCAGCGTCAGCGCGTCATCCGCCTGCTGTACGCGAGCGGCGTCAGCGAGCCGCGTCGCGCCCCGCGCCTGCACCCCGAAGACCACCGCGACCGCTGA
- a CDS encoding DUF1918 domain-containing protein, with protein MRATVGDRVIIHGRIVGATERAGEVVEIRGSEEIPLLVVRFDDGHEAILQPGSDCEIRHET; from the coding sequence ATGCGTGCCACTGTCGGCGACCGCGTGATCATCCACGGACGCATCGTCGGGGCGACCGAACGCGCCGGCGAGGTCGTAGAGATCCGCGGCAGTGAAGAGATCCCGCTGCTCGTCGTGCGCTTCGACGACGGGCACGAGGCGATTCTGCAGCCCGGAAGCGACTGCGAGATCCGCCACGAGACCTGA
- a CDS encoding VOC family protein: MPSLNPYLSFKNEARDAMTFYQGVFGGDLDISTFGQYEGMVQDPAENDLVMHAQLTSPDGFVLMAADTPTGMEYTKPAGISVSVSGDDESSLQGFWDKLADGGTVVMPFDTPPWGGRFGMLTDRFGIDWMVALNAEQP, encoded by the coding sequence ATGCCCAGCCTCAACCCCTACCTCTCGTTCAAGAACGAGGCTCGCGACGCGATGACCTTCTACCAGGGCGTCTTCGGCGGCGACCTCGACATCTCGACGTTCGGCCAGTACGAGGGCATGGTGCAGGATCCCGCCGAGAACGACCTCGTCATGCACGCGCAGCTGACCAGTCCCGACGGCTTCGTGCTGATGGCCGCCGACACCCCGACCGGCATGGAGTATACGAAGCCGGCGGGCATCTCGGTCTCCGTCAGCGGAGACGACGAGTCCTCGCTGCAGGGCTTCTGGGACAAGCTCGCCGACGGCGGCACGGTCGTCATGCCGTTCGACACCCCGCCATGGGGCGGCCGGTTCGGCATGCTGACCGACCGATTCGGCATCGACTGGATGGTCGCGCTCAACGCCGAGCAGCCATAG
- the sigJ gene encoding RNA polymerase sigma factor SigJ gives MDDVEMLEAERRGLLGLAYRMLGTVTDAEDAVQETYLRWYRLADEERAAVRNPGAWLTRVASRVCLDMLGSARARREKYVGEWLPEPVPGESAIAASVPVDPLDRVTLDESVSTALLVVLESLTPAERVAFVLHDVFGMPFAEIAEAVGRTPDAARQLASQARRRVRERRAGAASREQHDAVARAFAAATATGDIAGLVALLDPDVVLRADGGGRVSAARRPVFGADRVARFLLGLPHLQPSATVEPTFTADGLAFLVRIDGRADAVISLEVSGERITDVYIVRNPDKLTLWR, from the coding sequence ATGGACGACGTCGAGATGCTCGAGGCCGAGCGCCGCGGCCTGCTCGGGCTCGCCTACCGGATGCTCGGGACGGTGACCGACGCCGAGGACGCCGTGCAGGAGACCTACCTCCGCTGGTACCGGCTCGCCGACGAGGAGCGGGCGGCGGTCAGAAACCCCGGCGCCTGGCTCACGAGGGTCGCCAGTCGCGTGTGCCTCGACATGCTGGGCTCTGCGCGAGCGCGGCGCGAGAAGTACGTCGGCGAGTGGCTCCCCGAGCCGGTGCCGGGCGAGTCGGCGATCGCGGCATCCGTGCCCGTCGATCCGCTCGATCGGGTGACCCTCGACGAATCGGTCTCGACCGCGCTGCTCGTCGTGCTCGAGTCGCTCACCCCGGCGGAGCGTGTGGCGTTCGTGCTCCACGACGTCTTCGGCATGCCGTTCGCCGAGATCGCCGAGGCGGTGGGACGAACTCCGGATGCCGCGCGCCAGCTGGCCTCGCAGGCCAGGCGACGCGTGCGCGAGCGCCGGGCGGGAGCGGCGAGCCGCGAGCAGCACGACGCGGTCGCGCGGGCGTTCGCCGCCGCCACGGCGACCGGCGACATCGCCGGGCTCGTGGCTCTCCTCGACCCCGATGTCGTCCTGCGCGCGGACGGCGGCGGACGCGTGTCTGCGGCGCGGCGTCCCGTGTTCGGCGCCGACCGCGTCGCGCGGTTCCTGCTCGGCCTGCCCCACCTGCAGCCGTCGGCGACGGTCGAGCCGACGTTCACGGCCGACGGGCTGGCGTTCCTCGTGAGGATCGACGGACGCGCCGACGCCGTCATCTCGCTCGAGGTGTCGGGCGAGCGGATCACCGACGTGTACATCGTGCGCAACCCCGACAAGCTCACCCTCTGGCGCTGA
- a CDS encoding S9 family peptidase has protein sequence MATPFDSLDDYIALPRVEALALSPDGRTAVLTVAALKKDATGYERSLWSVPADGTGSPRRLTRSAKGETGAAFTASGDLLFVSARPDAEGDADDESGQLWLLPAAGGEARPVTRLAGGVDAIAATAEASDRLVISASLLPGADTLEAEARLRATRKENKVSAILHETYPVRFWDHDLGPAEPHLLTIDTGALADTIAAAVADSAAEDDEKADAATDAAGVPAVSGADEKPYPATLPRPNDLTPKPGRSADIAGASLTPDGATLIASMQRHEQRGARNVLVSIDTTTRAHTTLFDDVGVDYQSPAVSHDGTTIAYLRADKATPAGPADVEVWLADLDGARPRRVAAEWDRWATSLAWDADDAAIVATADDDGRGPVFRLPLDGGAPERVTADDFTYTHVSVDRSTGDLVALRSSWVVPSHPVRIARDGATTPIATPAPAPTAAGSITEVETTAEDGARVRGWLLLPESASADAPAPLLLWIHGGPLSSWNAWSWRWAPLLAVARGYAVLLPDPALSTGYGLEFIARGWNAWGAAPYTDLLAITDAVEARADIDETRTAAMGGSFGGYMANWVAGHTDRFRAIVTHASLWALDQFAGTTDLSVYWQEIFTLEAMAENSPHRFVRDIRTPLLVVHGDKDFRVPIGEGLRLWSELAEHHADDDGRMPHRFLYFPDENHWILKPQHAVIWYQTVFAFLAEHVLGEEPTRPELLG, from the coding sequence ATGGCGACGCCCTTCGACTCCCTCGACGACTACATCGCGCTTCCCCGGGTGGAGGCCCTCGCGCTCTCTCCGGACGGGCGCACGGCCGTGCTCACGGTGGCGGCTCTGAAGAAGGACGCCACCGGTTACGAGAGGTCGCTGTGGAGCGTCCCCGCCGACGGGACGGGGTCGCCGAGGCGGCTCACCCGCTCCGCGAAGGGCGAGACCGGTGCCGCGTTCACGGCGAGCGGCGACCTGCTGTTCGTCTCGGCCCGCCCCGACGCTGAAGGCGACGCCGACGACGAATCCGGTCAGCTGTGGCTGCTGCCGGCGGCGGGCGGCGAGGCGCGGCCCGTGACGAGGCTCGCGGGGGGAGTGGACGCCATCGCCGCGACCGCCGAGGCGAGCGACCGGCTCGTGATCTCGGCATCCCTCCTCCCCGGCGCCGACACCCTCGAAGCCGAAGCCCGCCTCCGTGCCACGCGCAAGGAGAACAAGGTCTCCGCGATCCTGCACGAGACGTACCCGGTGCGCTTCTGGGACCACGACCTCGGTCCCGCCGAGCCTCACCTGCTCACCATCGACACCGGCGCGCTCGCCGACACCATCGCCGCCGCCGTCGCCGACTCGGCGGCCGAGGACGACGAGAAGGCGGATGCCGCCACCGACGCCGCGGGCGTGCCCGCGGTGTCCGGTGCCGACGAGAAGCCGTACCCGGCCACCCTTCCCCGACCCAACGACCTGACCCCGAAGCCCGGGCGCTCGGCCGACATAGCGGGGGCCTCGCTGACGCCGGACGGCGCGACGCTCATCGCCTCGATGCAGCGGCACGAGCAGCGCGGCGCCCGGAACGTGCTGGTGTCGATCGACACGACGACGAGGGCGCACACGACCCTCTTCGACGACGTCGGCGTGGACTACCAGAGCCCTGCAGTGAGCCACGACGGCACGACGATCGCCTACCTCCGGGCGGACAAGGCCACTCCCGCCGGACCGGCCGACGTCGAGGTGTGGCTCGCCGACCTCGATGGCGCCCGCCCGCGCCGCGTGGCAGCGGAATGGGATCGCTGGGCGACGAGCCTCGCATGGGACGCCGACGACGCCGCGATCGTGGCGACCGCCGACGACGACGGCCGAGGCCCGGTGTTCCGGCTGCCGCTCGACGGCGGAGCCCCGGAGCGCGTCACGGCCGACGACTTCACCTACACGCACGTCTCGGTCGACCGCAGCACCGGCGACCTCGTCGCGCTGCGCTCGTCGTGGGTCGTGCCCTCGCACCCGGTGCGGATCGCCCGCGACGGCGCGACGACCCCGATCGCGACACCGGCCCCTGCGCCGACGGCGGCGGGTTCGATCACCGAGGTCGAGACCACCGCCGAGGACGGCGCGCGCGTGCGCGGCTGGCTGCTGCTGCCGGAGAGCGCGTCGGCGGATGCTCCGGCCCCGCTGCTCCTGTGGATCCACGGCGGCCCGCTGAGCAGCTGGAACGCGTGGAGCTGGCGCTGGGCGCCGCTGCTCGCGGTGGCGCGCGGCTACGCGGTGCTCCTGCCCGACCCGGCGCTGTCCACCGGATACGGCCTGGAGTTCATCGCGCGCGGCTGGAACGCGTGGGGAGCGGCGCCATACACCGACCTGCTCGCGATCACGGATGCCGTCGAGGCCCGCGCCGACATCGACGAGACGCGCACCGCCGCCATGGGCGGCTCGTTCGGCGGATATATGGCGAACTGGGTCGCCGGGCACACCGACCGGTTCCGGGCGATCGTCACGCACGCGAGCCTGTGGGCGCTCGACCAGTTCGCCGGCACGACCGATCTGTCGGTGTACTGGCAGGAGATCTTCACCCTCGAGGCGATGGCGGAGAACTCTCCGCACCGGTTCGTGCGCGACATCCGCACGCCTCTCCTCGTCGTGCACGGCGACAAGGATTTTCGCGTGCCCATCGGCGAGGGTCTTCGGCTGTGGTCGGAGCTCGCCGAGCACCACGCCGACGACGACGGTCGCATGCCCCACCGATTCCTGTACTTCCCCGACGAGAACCACTGGATCCTCAAGCCCCAGCATGCCGTCATCTGGTACCAGACGGTCTTCGCGTTCCTCGCCGAGCACGTGCTCGGCGAGGAGCCGACGCGCCCCGAGCTGCTCGGCTAG
- a CDS encoding winged helix-turn-helix domain-containing protein, translated as MSTTALLERPTVAAPDGATPQTPGSLARTPARHLRAVTSPITTIDAPESPVAEAPATPAAPAPRNLPPGTAPRGFALYVGIDEAKAAASGVSLGVLVEALRRTLGELAPDAETYATVALAPVGSGGRDVDVVRLALHEPSAISRTKQDEPEDEDRAAGGVVVDISRKRVLIDGDSAAFTFKEFELLQYLVLREGRTIERTELVNSLWQGATEDEAPGERTIDVHVRRLRAKLGRYEDIVRTVRGVGYRFDRHADVVIRYGHGTPSPDRF; from the coding sequence ATGTCGACCACCGCCCTTCTCGAACGACCCACCGTCGCCGCTCCCGATGGCGCGACGCCCCAAACCCCCGGTTCGCTGGCGCGCACCCCCGCCCGCCACCTGCGCGCGGTGACCAGCCCCATCACGACGATCGACGCGCCTGAGTCTCCGGTCGCGGAGGCCCCGGCCACCCCGGCCGCCCCGGCCCCGCGCAACCTCCCGCCGGGAACCGCCCCGCGCGGCTTCGCCCTGTACGTCGGGATCGACGAGGCGAAGGCCGCGGCATCCGGTGTCTCGCTGGGCGTGCTCGTCGAAGCCCTCCGTCGCACGCTGGGCGAACTCGCCCCCGACGCCGAGACGTACGCGACGGTCGCACTCGCCCCCGTCGGCTCGGGCGGCCGCGATGTCGACGTCGTGCGTCTCGCGCTGCACGAGCCCTCCGCGATCTCCCGCACGAAGCAGGACGAGCCCGAGGACGAGGACCGCGCGGCCGGCGGCGTCGTCGTCGACATCTCTCGCAAGCGCGTGCTCATCGACGGCGACTCGGCCGCGTTCACGTTCAAGGAGTTCGAGCTGCTGCAGTACCTCGTCCTGCGCGAGGGCCGCACGATCGAGCGCACCGAGCTCGTGAACTCGCTGTGGCAGGGCGCGACGGAGGACGAGGCTCCGGGTGAGCGCACGATCGACGTCCACGTGCGTCGTCTGCGCGCCAAGCTCGGCCGCTACGAGGACATCGTGCGCACCGTCCGCGGCGTCGGCTACCGCTTCGACCGTCACGCAGACGTCGTCATCCGCTACGGCCACGGCACGCCCTCGCCGGACCGCTTCTGA
- a CDS encoding RtcB family protein, whose product MERLSTRLLSWASLLDEKTVEQARTSARMPFIHPHLALMPDAHLGKGATVGSVIPTLGAIMPAAVGVDIGCGMIAVRTQFTRDQLVSRDLGLLREQIERAIPLSAGHANRKVVATAEPRVAELEMLAEKAGFDPSAYAGHWRLQLGSLGSGNHFIEVSVDELDRVWMFLHSGSRGVGNKIATHHIAVAQRLAKQWWIELPDPDLAYLVEGTPEFTRYIRELRWAQHFALLNREEMMDRVARQLSEVMGEPVVEHERINCHHNFTESERHFGKQVWVSRKGAIQADAGRPGLIPGSMGTASYVVDGLGNPLSLNSSPHGAGREYSRSAARRTFTHAQLREAMAGIEFRDTDAFIDEIPQAYKPIDQVMADAADLVTIRHTLRQLVNVKGD is encoded by the coding sequence ATGGAGAGGCTCTCCACCCGGCTGCTGTCGTGGGCGAGCCTGCTCGACGAGAAGACCGTCGAGCAGGCGCGCACCTCGGCACGCATGCCGTTCATCCACCCGCATCTCGCGCTCATGCCCGATGCGCACCTCGGGAAGGGCGCCACCGTGGGGTCGGTCATCCCGACCCTCGGTGCGATCATGCCCGCCGCCGTCGGCGTCGACATCGGGTGCGGCATGATCGCCGTCCGAACCCAGTTCACGCGGGACCAGCTGGTCTCGCGCGACCTCGGCCTCCTCCGGGAGCAGATCGAGCGCGCCATCCCGCTGTCGGCGGGCCACGCGAACCGCAAGGTCGTCGCGACGGCGGAGCCGCGCGTGGCCGAGCTCGAGATGCTGGCCGAGAAGGCGGGCTTCGACCCGTCGGCGTATGCGGGGCACTGGCGGCTGCAGCTGGGGTCGCTCGGCTCGGGGAACCACTTCATCGAGGTGTCGGTCGACGAGCTCGACCGGGTGTGGATGTTCCTCCATTCCGGATCGCGGGGCGTCGGCAACAAGATCGCCACGCACCACATCGCGGTCGCGCAGCGGCTGGCGAAGCAGTGGTGGATCGAGCTCCCCGATCCCGATCTCGCGTACCTCGTCGAGGGCACGCCCGAGTTCACCCGGTACATCCGCGAGCTCCGGTGGGCGCAGCACTTCGCGCTGCTCAACCGGGAGGAGATGATGGACCGGGTCGCGCGGCAGCTCTCGGAGGTGATGGGCGAGCCGGTCGTCGAGCACGAGCGGATCAACTGCCACCACAACTTCACCGAGTCCGAGAGGCACTTCGGCAAGCAGGTGTGGGTGTCGCGCAAGGGCGCGATCCAGGCGGACGCCGGCCGTCCCGGTCTGATCCCCGGGTCGATGGGCACGGCCTCGTACGTCGTCGACGGGCTCGGCAACCCGCTGTCGCTCAACTCGTCGCCGCACGGCGCGGGCCGCGAGTACTCGCGGTCGGCCGCACGGCGGACCTTCACCCACGCACAGCTGCGAGAGGCGATGGCAGGCATCGAGTTCCGCGACACGGATGCCTTCATCGACGAGATCCCGCAGGCGTACAAGCCGATCGACCAGGTCATGGCCGACGCGGCCGACCTCGTGACGATCCGGCACACCCTGCGTCAGCTCGTCAACGTGAAGGGCGACTGA
- a CDS encoding LacI family DNA-binding transcriptional regulator codes for MANITEVAEAAGVSISTVSYALSGKRPVAPDTRRRIEAAVLELGYSPNAGARMLAGSRTQIFALTEPLRKDTHAPTHMAFVLATAVAARRNDYDILLLTDEQAQAGMSRVAANGLVDAILVLDVAPDDARVALARQIATPTVFIGIPDDHDGLICVDLDFEAAAARAVDLLVEAGHVSIGLVGQAETAYLKSNFPPRVRASVLARGAERGVDVAYGTSGGKRAERAAARRTAGRLLDDGATALILHCADEAHAAVLAEVDSRGLRVPEDVSVISVGASFDTTTLAIAVDSIPLIPEASCDLAVDLALQCLGADRPEPGLRLIPPAYNPVGSIAPPPGSPSSGVAAD; via the coding sequence GTGGCGAACATCACCGAGGTGGCAGAGGCCGCCGGCGTGTCGATCAGCACGGTGTCGTACGCATTGAGCGGAAAGCGACCCGTCGCTCCCGACACGCGCCGCCGCATCGAGGCCGCCGTGCTCGAGCTCGGCTACAGCCCGAACGCCGGCGCCCGCATGCTCGCCGGCTCACGCACGCAGATCTTCGCGCTGACCGAGCCGCTGCGGAAGGACACGCACGCCCCGACGCATATGGCCTTCGTGCTCGCGACCGCCGTCGCCGCCCGCCGCAACGACTACGACATCCTGCTCCTGACGGACGAGCAGGCGCAGGCCGGCATGAGCCGCGTGGCCGCGAACGGACTCGTCGACGCGATCCTCGTCCTCGATGTCGCACCCGACGACGCCCGTGTGGCGCTCGCCCGCCAGATCGCCACCCCGACGGTCTTCATCGGCATCCCCGACGACCACGACGGGCTGATCTGCGTGGACCTCGACTTCGAAGCCGCCGCAGCGCGAGCCGTCGATCTGCTGGTCGAGGCCGGGCATGTGTCGATCGGGCTGGTGGGCCAGGCCGAGACCGCGTACCTGAAGTCGAACTTCCCGCCGAGGGTGCGCGCGAGCGTCCTCGCCCGCGGCGCCGAGCGCGGCGTCGACGTCGCGTATGGGACGTCGGGTGGGAAGCGCGCCGAGCGGGCGGCGGCCCGCCGCACCGCGGGCCGGCTGCTCGACGACGGTGCCACGGCCCTCATCCTGCACTGCGCCGACGAGGCCCACGCCGCTGTCCTCGCCGAAGTGGACTCGCGCGGCCTCCGCGTGCCCGAGGACGTCTCCGTCATCTCGGTCGGCGCCTCGTTCGACACGACGACGCTGGCGATCGCGGTCGACTCCATCCCGCTGATCCCCGAGGCCTCGTGCGACCTCGCGGTCGACCTTGCCCTTCAGTGCCTGGGCGCCGACCGTCCCGAGCCGGGGCTCCGGCTCATCCCTCCCGCCTACAACCCGGTCGGGTCGATCGCCCCGCCGCCGGGCTCGCCATCGTCGGGAGTCGCGGCGGACTGA
- a CDS encoding STAS/SEC14 domain-containing protein, whose amino-acid sequence MIETLQGLPDGVLGFRAVGAVEASDYEAVLDPAIDAAIDAGAKVNLVFVLGEEFEGYSLGALWQDAKLEGKPAHAWGRIALVTDHTVIGEIIHGIAFLFPCELRIFAVSALDDAIAWAGEGPKTP is encoded by the coding sequence ATGATCGAGACACTGCAGGGGCTGCCCGACGGCGTGCTCGGGTTCCGAGCCGTCGGGGCGGTCGAGGCATCCGACTACGAGGCCGTCCTGGATCCGGCGATCGACGCCGCGATCGACGCCGGAGCGAAGGTGAACCTCGTGTTCGTCCTCGGCGAGGAGTTCGAGGGCTATTCGCTCGGCGCCCTGTGGCAAGACGCGAAGCTCGAAGGAAAGCCCGCGCACGCCTGGGGGCGCATCGCGCTGGTGACCGACCACACCGTCATCGGGGAGATCATCCACGGCATCGCCTTCCTCTTCCCCTGCGAGCTGCGGATCTTCGCGGTGTCGGCGCTGGACGATGCGATCGCGTGGGCAGGAGAGGGCCCCAAGACGCCCTGA
- a CDS encoding SDR family oxidoreductase: MRIAIAGGTGTVGAPTVDAVRAAGHEAVVLARSAGIDLVSGAGLDAALEGVDAVIDTANVSTLSADDAVTFFTAATGNLVAAAERSGVRHVVLLSIVGIDRIPYDYYAGKVAQERVVEASGVPWTILRATQFHEFAGQLFERAKVGPLHIAPRARVQPIAAREVGAHLVSLATSAAQGRAADLAGPREEKLDEMVKAFARRAGSRAWIPSISLPGAQMKGMRAGLALPGPDATLGTETFAQWLARTA; the protein is encoded by the coding sequence ATGAGAATCGCCATCGCCGGTGGAACCGGGACGGTCGGCGCTCCGACCGTCGACGCCGTCCGCGCCGCAGGACACGAGGCCGTCGTGCTGGCCCGGAGCGCGGGGATCGACCTCGTGAGCGGCGCGGGACTCGACGCGGCGCTCGAGGGGGTCGACGCCGTCATCGACACCGCCAACGTCTCGACGCTCTCCGCCGACGACGCCGTGACCTTCTTCACGGCTGCCACCGGCAACCTCGTCGCGGCCGCCGAGCGGTCGGGGGTGCGCCACGTCGTGCTGCTGTCGATCGTCGGCATCGACCGGATCCCCTACGACTACTACGCCGGCAAGGTCGCGCAGGAACGGGTGGTCGAGGCATCCGGCGTGCCGTGGACGATCCTGCGAGCGACGCAGTTCCACGAGTTCGCCGGGCAGCTGTTCGAGCGGGCGAAGGTCGGACCCCTCCACATCGCGCCGCGCGCGCGGGTGCAGCCGATCGCGGCGCGCGAGGTCGGCGCACACCTGGTCTCGCTCGCGACGAGCGCGGCGCAGGGCCGCGCCGCCGACCTCGCCGGGCCCCGCGAGGAGAAGCTGGACGAGATGGTGAAGGCGTTCGCGCGACGCGCCGGAAGCCGCGCCTGGATCCCCTCGATCAGCCTTCCAGGTGCCCAGATGAAGGGGATGCGCGCCGGTCTGGCGCTGCCGGGACCCGACGCGACGCTCGGCACCGAGACGTTCGCGCAATGGCTGGCACGAACCGCCTGA